AAACAAGGCACTTACTGTATGCTTGGCAATGGCGATGCCTTTATGGTTCACCACCCGCAATACGTCTTCAATCAAGACATTCTGCCTATTGGTGCTGCTTATTGGGTAGCGCTGACGGAGGAGTATTTAACCTTTTAAATTTATGACAGTTCCACAAAATACAAAAACACATAAGAACTTCTATCAGCCACTTTTTACAAATAATAGTAACTATATGACGTAATTATTTATCCTTTTCCGTTTTGTCTTTTTTTATCTTCTTATTTTCAATTTGTTTGATAATCTCATTCAGCATGTCTACCTGTTGTTTCTGAATCTCTAAAACCTCCTGTTGTTCGTTAATAATCAGATGGTCCATTTTCTCATGCAGCATTCTAATTTCAAGTTCAGATTTAAGGTTTACCATATAGTCATTCTTTGCTCTTTCCCTGTCTTTTTCTTCTTGTCTGTTTTGGCTCATCATAATAACAGGTGCTTGTAAGGCTGCTAAAGTCGACAATATTAAGTTCAAAAGTATGAATGGATATGGATCAAAACCTTTGTTTGCAAACCAATAAATGTTTATACAAATCCAAATAACAAGAAACACTCCAAACGAAATAATAAATGTCCAACTACCTCCGAAAGAAGCAACCTTATCGGCAACTCGTTGTCCAAAAGTTAGCTTTTGTTTGTCTTTTGTGTCTAATTTATTTATTAAAGTGGTTTTGCCCTTCAAAGAGTCTATAACAGTCTTTTCCAACTCTGTTACTTTTCCAACTTGTTTAGTAACAGAACCTTCTATATGTTTGTCTCTATAATGATTTAGCTCACTAATAGATAAATAACTGTCAGATGTAAATTTTGGATAATCCTTTTTAATTAGTTCTAAGATAGCATCCCTAATCAATTTACCTGATACTTTATCAGAAATTGGGAATTCCTTGTTTGATAAATCGCTTCGAAATTTTTCCATTTGGTTTGTTATGAATGATTAAAGTACTAACATTAATATTTGTTTTTTTTATATGATTTAATGTTTTGTCTTAACCTTTAAATACTTAATAACAACAAATCCTGTACCAATTTGTTTGAGGCAAATGTTGTAAGATGGCATTGATTCATTTCCCTTTTAAACAAAAATAAACTGCCATTTTATTGTCTTGCTCGGTAGTTTTAATTACTTTTGGTCATCAAACATAACCTAAAACTGTGTTTCTGACAATAAATACATCTATTTATGATTAATAAAATTGTTACATTTGGAGAAGTTCTGTTGCGTTTAACTCCTCCTGACTACTTGAAATTTTCTCAGACAAGAGAATTTGTTGCGACTTATGGTGGAAGTGAGGCTAATGTTGCTGTATCATTGGCTAATTTTGGTCTGAATAGTGAATTTGTGACCCGCTTACCTAAGAATGATATTGCCGATGCTTGCATTAAAGAACTTCGTTCACACAATGTAGGGATAGATAGCATTGTTTACGGAGGAGATCGCCTTGGAATCTATTTTCTAGAGAATGGAGCTGTAGCTCGTCAGTCAAAGGTGGTTTACGACCGTGCCAATTCATCTTTTTCAACTCTTCAACCTGGAATGATTGACTGGAAGGAAGTGCTGAAGGATGCTCAGTGGTTCCACTGGTCGGGTGTGGCAGCAGCTGTTTCACAAGGTGCGGCTGATGCCTGCATGGAAGGAATAAAGGTGGCCGATAGTATGGGACTGACCATTTCCTGTGATCTGAATTTTCGCAAGAACCTATGGAAATATGGTAAAACTCCGGATGAGGTAATGCTTCCAATGGTGCAGTACAGTGATGTGATTTTTGGTAGTGAACCTGAATATGAAAAAGTATTGGGTATTGCCAAGGTTGGGTTTAAAGCAGTAACAACCGATGAAAAACTGGATGAAGATGGTTTCAGATCAGTTGGCGAACAAGTTGTGGCAAAAGTTCCTCGTTGCAAGAAGATGTTCTTGGAATTGCGTAACTCAATCAATGCGAATCATAACACTATTGCCGGAGTTGTTTACTCAGATAACACCCTGAAATGTTCTAAAATATATGATATCACACATAATGTAGATCGTGTAGGAGTAGGAGATGCTTTCTGTGGTGGAATGATTTACGGATTAGTAGCTTATCCGGGTGATGATCAGAAAGCACTTGATTTCGCAATGGCGGCTTCTTGCCTGAAGAATACTGTTTACGGCGACTTTAATCTGGTAACTACTGCCGAGGTGGAGAACCTTATGGGAGGTGATGGTTCCGGTCGTGTTTCACGATAAGTCAAATTAAGGAATAATTTAATGCGCTGTTTTGGCGTATTAGCAGAAATAACGGCTCTTGCAATCGAATGGTTGCAAGAGCTTTTTTGTTTTGGTTTACTTCTTGAATATTTATCACGAAGCTAGTAAATATGAATTATTGGTGAACGGGTTTATTTCTTATTTTGAGCAACCTTTATATTTTAAAGTATAAACCCAGCCTTGTGTTGTATCGTGTAAATAGTTATCCTTATAAGTCTCGAAATGAAGAATAATGTTTATTTTTGTACAATCACATAATTCTATGTGATTTCCTCTTTATAGACAAAAATGAGAAATAGAATGAAAAAATCTCTTTGCATATTCTCTATATTGATGTTCCTGCTAAGTGTTCCTGTACATGCAATTCATGGTAATGTAAATGGTTACTTCAGTAAACAAAAAGGAGCAAAAGGTATATCTGTTTCTGAAAATGTTCAGAAGGATGCTCTTCAGAAAGTTTTTAAACTTCGGAATGGAGATTTGATTTTTCAGAATGTAAATTGTGGTCCTATGTGTGATGCTATCAATGAGGTGACTAAAGGTTATCATGGAGCGAAATTTTCTCATGTTGGAATTATTAGTATTGATAAAGGGAAGGTTAATGTGATTGAAGCTATATCAAAAGGTGTATCGGTTACTCCGCTTGCTAAGTTTCTGAGTAGGAGTGTAGATGATAATGGAAAGCCTTGTATTGCTATTGGGCGGTTGAATAATAAGCACCTATCTTTGATCCCGAAAGCAATTGACGAGGCTCAGAAGTACATAGGCAAACCATATGATGACTACTTTGATATTACGAATGATGCATACTACTGCTCGGAGTTAATCTATTTAATCTTTCTAAAAGCAAACAATAATATTCCGATATTTCCCCTTGCTCCAATGACTTACAAATCGCCCAAAACGGGTGAGATATTTCCTGTATGGGAAGACTATTTTAAAGGATTGAATATTCCTGTTCCGGAAGGTAAGCCAGGTATTAATCCCGGAGGAATATCTTGTTCTGAATCTCTTACCATGTTTTTTCCCTTTAAGTAAAGTAATATCGATAATGATAGCTTAATTACGGCTTGATAAATGCCGATATTTGGATTAAGATAAAAACCTTCGAAATCAAATCTACTTCAACTAATCAAATTAAGTTTTGAACGTTTTGTTATACAGATTGTTTTAACAATATTAGTTAAGGATCTTTTTATTCTGAAGATTCATAATCTTCTAGTTAACAAGTTGTTTAAAACTATGTATATGTCAAAAAGGCTCATTCTTTTTTTTGTGTTTAGCATTTGTATTATAGGCTTTGCTGTCCGCTCTCAAACGCTGACAGCTAAAGAAATCATAACCAGATGCGATGATAAAAGCCGTGGAAAGACCAGTCAGGGAGAGATGACCATGACAATAGTGCGGCCAACCTGGAGCAGATCTATAACTATGAAAAGTTGGGAGAAAGGTCGTGGCTTGTCACTCATTGTAATTACTGCACCGGCAAAAGATAAGGGGCAAGTGTTTCTGAAAATAAAAACAGAAATGTGGAACTGGCTTCCTTCCATTGAACGAATGATTAAAATACCACCTTCCATGATGCTGCAATCGTGGATGGGGTCCGATTTTACCAACGATGACCTGATAAAAGAATCTTCAATAGTAAAGGACTACACACACAAATTACTGGGTAAGGAAACGGTAAGAGACATGCCTTGTTATAAGATAGAAATGATGCCACTTCCCGAAGCTGCCATTACCTGGGGAAAAGTGATAGTATGGATAACTGTAGATGGTTTCGATCAATGGAAGGCCGAATATTACGATGAAGATATGAGCCTGATAAACGTGTTGAATGCATTCAATATTAAAAAGATGGGCGACAGGGAAATTCCTACTCAATTAGAAATTATACCGGTAGATAAAAAGAATAATAAAACCATTCTGGAAATAAGAAGTGTGGTTTATGATCAGCCAATAAAGGATAGCTTCTTTTCGCAACAGAATATGAGGACTGTTAGTCAACGGATAAAATAATTCAAGATGGCACAATATGTAAAGTTGGCGTGGCGGAATTTATGGAGGAACAAACGTAGAACGCTTATTACCTCGGCTTCCGTATTCTTCGGAGTTGTGCTTTCATCGTTTATGCGTTCTATGCAGGAAGGATCGTATGATCAGTACATTCGTTCCATTGTTAATTCCTATACCAGTTATATTCAGATTCACAAAAAAGGCTATTGGGACGATAAGGTTATTAATAATACCTTTGAGCTTAACCAAACTATTGAATCTAAACTTAAAATAAATAGAGATATAACCGTTTATTCTCCCCGTTTTGAAACCTTTTGCCTTGCTTCATCTCAGGATTTTACTAAAGGAGTTATGATATTCGGAGTTGATCCACAAAGGGAAGATAAGATAACCAATATCTCGGGGAAATTAATGAAAGGCAGCTATCTTAAAAATAAAGACGATGGTGTTCTACTGAGTAGTGCATTGGCTAAGTTCTTGAAATTAAACGTAAATGATACATTGGTTTTGATAGGGCAGGGCTATCATGGCGCAAGTGCTGCGGGTAAATTCCCTGTTCGCGGTATTATAAAACATCCTTCGCCCGAGCTCGACAGAACATTAGTGGTGATGGAAATCAAAAAATGCCAGGAACTGTTTTCTGCTCCCGGTCTGCTCACATCAATGGCAATTATGGTGCATGGAAATGATGAAGTGAGCGAAACAAAGAATGCACTTTTGCACAGTCTGCCAGCCGATCTGGAAGTGATGGACTGGAAGCAGATGAATGAACTGCTTTTGAAACAAATAGATAGCGACCGTGGCAGTGGAGTAATCACAATCGGTATTTTGTACCTGATTATCGCATTTGGAATTTTTGGAACAATAGTGATGATGATGGCCGAACGGAAAAAAGAGTTTGGAGTGATAATGGCCGTAGGCATGCAAAAGCATAAATTGATGCTGGTTGTACTGCTCGAAACAGTATTTATAGGTATGATCGGAGCCATCGTGGGCATTGTTGCAAGTATTCCTATTTTGGGATATTACTATTATCATCCCATTCCGTTTACCGGACAAGCTGCCGAGATGATGATGGAAATGGGGTTCGATCCGTCCATGTTCTTTTCGTTGGCACCCTCAATCTTTCTTAAACAGGCACTTATCATCTTTATTTTTACACTCATTATAGGGATTTATCCCGTGTTTAATATCTGGAAATTAGAGATAACAAACGCGTTGCATAACTAAAAAAACAAGAAATCATGCTTGGAGCATTGTCCTGGAAAAATGTCTGGAGAAACAAATTGCGGAGTTCCACAGTGATTGCCGCCGTTGCTTTGGGAGTCTTTGCCGGAATATTTATGATTGCATTTATGAATGGAATGATTGATGCCCGCTTGCAATCCATTATCCATACTGAGATTTCCTGCATTCAGATACACGATCCTGAATTCCTGGCCAACAGTGATTTTTCGCGTCGTATACCTGATGCGGATAATGTTGTGCAGCGGGTAAGTGAAATAAACCGTGTTACAGGTGTAAGCAAGCGTTTGGTTATTACCTCAATGGTGGCTTCGGCCGAAGCAAACACGGGAGTAAAAATTCTGGGAGTAATTCCTGATAAAGAGCGGACAGTAACCAATATTGCCAATAAAATAATTGAAGGCAGTTATTTTAAGAGTAACAAGAAGAATGCGATAGTAATTGGCAAGAAGTTGGCCGAGAAGTTAAAGGTTGGTCTGAATAAGAAGGTGGTAATCACGTTGCAGGATGCAGAGATGAACATTACGGGAGGGGCTTTCAGAGTAGTGGGTATCTACGAAACCGATAACTCAATGTTTGATGAATCTACCGTCTTTACCCGATATACAGATCTTTGTGCGCTGACAGGACTAGCTACAACCGAAGCTCATGAAATTGCTGTTCTGGTAGATAAAGACAGTAATTCCGGGGTGATAAAAGATGTGCTGAAATTCAATTTTCCCGATCTGGATATTCAGGACTGGACACAACTGAGTCCCGAGGCCGGTTATCTGATCAGTGCCATGAATCAGTACTTATATATCTTCGTTCTTATTATTATGCTGGCATTATGCTTTGGGATAGTTAATACAATGCTTATGGCAGTGCTTGAAAGAGTAAAAGAATTGGGAATGCTGATGGCCATTGGCATGAATAAATTCAGGATTTTCTTTATGATCATGCTCGAAACAATATACCTTTCAATTACCGGAGGATTTATCGGCATTATCTGTGGCTATTTCCTGTGCAGATATCTCGAAAAAGCCGGTCTTAATCTCTATTTCTGGGAGGAAGCATATAAGAGTTTCGGATATTCGTCACTGATTTATCCGAAAATAGAACTGAGTATGGTTGCTTATACAGCCATAATGGTTGTTCTGACAGGAATTTTCTCTACCATATATCCTGCATATAAAGCTTTAAAATTAAATCCGGCAGATGCCATACGAACAAAATAATTATCAAAGATGAATAAAGATATAAATATTATTGAGATAAAGGGAATTACAAAAGTTTATGACATTAAAACAATGCCTTTCCAGGCACTCAATGGCATTGATTTAAGTTTTAAGCAAGGCGAATTTGTTGCAATAGTGGGGCCTTCGGGTTCGGGAAAAACCACATTACTCAATATCATTGGGGGGCTTGATAACCCGACTGATGGAGTTGTAATAATCGACGATGTGAATATTACAAAACTGAGCAATTGGAAAAAGACCAATTTCAGGATGAATAATATTGGTTTTGTTTTTCAATCCTACAATCTGATTCCGGTGCTTACAGCGAAAGAGAATGTTGAATTTGTTCTGCAACTTCAGGGAGTAACCAAGGATTATGTAGAGAAGAGGGCGTTGAAACTTCTTGAAGCTGTGGGGCTAAGCAATAAAGTAAATAGTCGCCCCAATAAGTTATCGGGTGGTGAGCAACAGCGTGTGGCAGTGGCAAGGGCTTTGGCGTCAAGACCGAAATATGTTTTGGCCGACGAACCAACTGCCAATCTTGATTCCAAATCGGCCGAGAATTTGCTGGATATTATGGAGAAACTGAATAGGGAAGAGGAGATCACCTTTATATTCTCTACTCATGATGCACGGGTAATGAAAAAAGCCCGAAGAATAATTACGATTGAAGATGGTAAGGTGATAGCAGATGTGATACCATGAAATATGAAATAAGAAGATTGCTATTATTCCTGGCTTTTATTCCCCTTATTCTTTCTGCTCAGGATTCCGTTA
This genomic interval from uncultured Bacteroides sp. contains the following:
- a CDS encoding DUF1003 domain-containing protein; the encoded protein is MEKFRSDLSNKEFPISDKVSGKLIRDAILELIKKDYPKFTSDSYLSISELNHYRDKHIEGSVTKQVGKVTELEKTVIDSLKGKTTLINKLDTKDKQKLTFGQRVADKVASFGGSWTFIISFGVFLVIWICINIYWFANKGFDPYPFILLNLILSTLAALQAPVIMMSQNRQEEKDRERAKNDYMVNLKSELEIRMLHEKMDHLIINEQQEVLEIQKQQVDMLNEIIKQIENKKIKKDKTEKDK
- a CDS encoding sugar kinase, with the protein product MINKIVTFGEVLLRLTPPDYLKFSQTREFVATYGGSEANVAVSLANFGLNSEFVTRLPKNDIADACIKELRSHNVGIDSIVYGGDRLGIYFLENGAVARQSKVVYDRANSSFSTLQPGMIDWKEVLKDAQWFHWSGVAAAVSQGAADACMEGIKVADSMGLTISCDLNFRKNLWKYGKTPDEVMLPMVQYSDVIFGSEPEYEKVLGIAKVGFKAVTTDEKLDEDGFRSVGEQVVAKVPRCKKMFLELRNSINANHNTIAGVVYSDNTLKCSKIYDITHNVDRVGVGDAFCGGMIYGLVAYPGDDQKALDFAMAASCLKNTVYGDFNLVTTAEVENLMGGDGSGRVSR
- a CDS encoding YiiX/YebB-like N1pC/P60 family cysteine hydrolase — its product is MKKSLCIFSILMFLLSVPVHAIHGNVNGYFSKQKGAKGISVSENVQKDALQKVFKLRNGDLIFQNVNCGPMCDAINEVTKGYHGAKFSHVGIISIDKGKVNVIEAISKGVSVTPLAKFLSRSVDDNGKPCIAIGRLNNKHLSLIPKAIDEAQKYIGKPYDDYFDITNDAYYCSELIYLIFLKANNNIPIFPLAPMTYKSPKTGEIFPVWEDYFKGLNIPVPEGKPGINPGGISCSESLTMFFPFK
- a CDS encoding outer membrane lipoprotein-sorting protein, which translates into the protein MSKRLILFFVFSICIIGFAVRSQTLTAKEIITRCDDKSRGKTSQGEMTMTIVRPTWSRSITMKSWEKGRGLSLIVITAPAKDKGQVFLKIKTEMWNWLPSIERMIKIPPSMMLQSWMGSDFTNDDLIKESSIVKDYTHKLLGKETVRDMPCYKIEMMPLPEAAITWGKVIVWITVDGFDQWKAEYYDEDMSLINVLNAFNIKKMGDREIPTQLEIIPVDKKNNKTILEIRSVVYDQPIKDSFFSQQNMRTVSQRIK
- a CDS encoding FtsX-like permease family protein; this translates as MAQYVKLAWRNLWRNKRRTLITSASVFFGVVLSSFMRSMQEGSYDQYIRSIVNSYTSYIQIHKKGYWDDKVINNTFELNQTIESKLKINRDITVYSPRFETFCLASSQDFTKGVMIFGVDPQREDKITNISGKLMKGSYLKNKDDGVLLSSALAKFLKLNVNDTLVLIGQGYHGASAAGKFPVRGIIKHPSPELDRTLVVMEIKKCQELFSAPGLLTSMAIMVHGNDEVSETKNALLHSLPADLEVMDWKQMNELLLKQIDSDRGSGVITIGILYLIIAFGIFGTIVMMMAERKKEFGVIMAVGMQKHKLMLVVLLETVFIGMIGAIVGIVASIPILGYYYYHPIPFTGQAAEMMMEMGFDPSMFFSLAPSIFLKQALIIFIFTLIIGIYPVFNIWKLEITNALHN
- a CDS encoding ABC transporter permease; the protein is MLGALSWKNVWRNKLRSSTVIAAVALGVFAGIFMIAFMNGMIDARLQSIIHTEISCIQIHDPEFLANSDFSRRIPDADNVVQRVSEINRVTGVSKRLVITSMVASAEANTGVKILGVIPDKERTVTNIANKIIEGSYFKSNKKNAIVIGKKLAEKLKVGLNKKVVITLQDAEMNITGGAFRVVGIYETDNSMFDESTVFTRYTDLCALTGLATTEAHEIAVLVDKDSNSGVIKDVLKFNFPDLDIQDWTQLSPEAGYLISAMNQYLYIFVLIIMLALCFGIVNTMLMAVLERVKELGMLMAIGMNKFRIFFMIMLETIYLSITGGFIGIICGYFLCRYLEKAGLNLYFWEEAYKSFGYSSLIYPKIELSMVAYTAIMVVLTGIFSTIYPAYKALKLNPADAIRTK
- a CDS encoding ABC transporter ATP-binding protein, whose protein sequence is MNKDINIIEIKGITKVYDIKTMPFQALNGIDLSFKQGEFVAIVGPSGSGKTTLLNIIGGLDNPTDGVVIIDDVNITKLSNWKKTNFRMNNIGFVFQSYNLIPVLTAKENVEFVLQLQGVTKDYVEKRALKLLEAVGLSNKVNSRPNKLSGGEQQRVAVARALASRPKYVLADEPTANLDSKSAENLLDIMEKLNREEEITFIFSTHDARVMKKARRIITIEDGKVIADVIP